In Bacillus toyonensis BCT-7112, a single window of DNA contains:
- a CDS encoding FtsW/RodA/SpoVE family cell cycle protein encodes MKDTNSQYQIDYVLLFILFAIGTVSCFAIASAQTSLPPFLQNVNFALKQIQWYFIGFVAISVIMIIDFDRYQKIAWYLYSFAMILLIGLELQVPGAVTIKGATAWYRLPGIGNFQPSEIMKLFLIIVIGRIIANHNEKYFFRTPREDFILLGKIFATSLPPLLLIAKEPDLGNTMVISAMLAAMILVSGIRWRFIFGLVSVIFTAGVTLTYIYIAHTEFFKEYILKEYQLNRFYGWLAPYEYDAQGYQLRQAFLATGSGEMQGKGWENGQVYFPEPHTDFIFTNVAEQFGFLGASVIIALFFLLIFRMIHIALESNDPFGSYICAGTIGMFTFQVFQNIGMTIGLLPITGITLPLMSYGGSSLLTYMIAIGFILNVRSRTKVFMFK; translated from the coding sequence GTGAAAGATACGAATTCTCAATATCAAATAGACTACGTATTACTATTCATTTTATTTGCCATTGGGACTGTTAGTTGCTTTGCTATTGCAAGTGCGCAAACCTCTTTACCACCATTTTTACAAAATGTAAATTTTGCACTCAAGCAAATACAATGGTACTTCATTGGATTTGTCGCTATTAGTGTTATTATGATTATCGATTTCGATCGGTATCAAAAAATTGCTTGGTATTTATATAGCTTTGCAATGATATTACTTATCGGGCTAGAACTTCAGGTTCCAGGTGCCGTTACAATTAAAGGGGCTACCGCTTGGTACAGGCTCCCAGGCATCGGAAATTTTCAACCTTCAGAAATTATGAAATTATTTTTAATTATCGTCATTGGACGAATTATAGCTAATCATAACGAAAAATATTTTTTTCGAACACCTCGTGAAGATTTTATCTTACTCGGAAAAATATTCGCAACGAGTTTGCCACCGCTACTACTTATTGCAAAAGAACCTGATTTAGGAAACACAATGGTAATTTCAGCGATGCTGGCAGCAATGATACTAGTTTCCGGTATACGTTGGCGCTTTATTTTCGGATTAGTCTCCGTTATTTTCACAGCAGGTGTTACCTTAACGTATATTTATATTGCTCATACAGAATTCTTTAAGGAGTATATCTTAAAAGAATACCAATTAAACCGCTTCTATGGTTGGCTGGCCCCTTACGAATATGACGCGCAAGGCTATCAATTAAGACAAGCTTTTTTAGCTACTGGATCAGGAGAAATGCAAGGAAAAGGTTGGGAAAATGGACAAGTATACTTTCCAGAACCACATACAGATTTTATTTTCACTAATGTCGCTGAGCAATTCGGATTTTTAGGCGCAAGTGTCATTATTGCACTTTTTTTCCTACTTATTTTCCGCATGATTCATATCGCTTTAGAAAGTAATGACCCTTTCGGTAGTTACATCTGCGCTGGTACAATCGGAATGTTTACTTTTCAAGTATTTCAAAATATCGGGATGACAATCGGATTACTACCTATTACAGGAATCACATTACCCCTTATGAGCTACGGAGGAAGTTCGTTGCTTACATACATGATTGCAATTGGATTTATTTTAAACGTTCGCTCACGAACGAAAGTTTTTATGTTTAAATAA
- a CDS encoding glycosyltransferase family protein, translating to MSAADKTILFVTCINDRKLYAQCARHILKLAVPPGYTIQFMPIRNAKSMTSGYNQAISHPAKYKVYLHQDVFIINAAFLYGLIQLFEEHEHLGMIGMVGSQYVPPTGVWNEGRGIVGKVIGYMNDLFYMASLEQPFHESKTFIPVECIDGLLMATQYDIPWREDLFDGFDFYDVSQSFEFKKAGYTVGVPVQRDAWCIHYHFDVNMTNYEKYRKVFVENYMSDVNKEE from the coding sequence ATGAGTGCGGCAGACAAAACAATATTATTTGTTACATGTATAAATGATCGGAAATTGTATGCACAATGTGCGCGACATATATTGAAATTGGCAGTACCTCCTGGATATACTATACAATTCATGCCGATTCGAAATGCAAAAAGCATGACGAGCGGATACAATCAAGCCATTTCACATCCAGCAAAGTATAAAGTGTATTTACACCAAGATGTATTTATTATAAACGCAGCCTTTTTATACGGATTAATTCAATTATTTGAGGAACATGAACATCTTGGAATGATTGGGATGGTTGGATCGCAATATGTTCCTCCAACTGGTGTATGGAACGAAGGGCGTGGGATTGTCGGGAAAGTCATTGGTTATATGAACGATTTGTTTTATATGGCAAGTTTAGAGCAACCATTTCATGAATCAAAGACGTTTATTCCTGTTGAATGTATTGACGGTTTGTTAATGGCAACACAATATGATATCCCGTGGCGAGAAGACTTATTTGACGGATTTGACTTTTATGATGTATCTCAATCATTTGAATTTAAAAAAGCAGGATATACAGTCGGTGTACCTGTACAGCGCGATGCTTGGTGTATTCATTATCATTTCGATGTGAATATGACAAACTATGAAAAATATAGAAAAGTATTTGTAGAAAACTATATGTCAGATGTGAATAAGGAAGAATAG
- a CDS encoding glycosyltransferase family protein has translation MKDHTILVVVCVNNEKLFEQCERQIRNIFVPPGYAVQIFPIRDAKSMASAYNRALSFPAKYKVYIHQDTYLINRDMFYNLISLFKENEKLGLIGVAGAQFLPSNGIWWEGKNLVGKVIEYRRRNYQLLNLDQGFYGNQSFMSVQAIDGLLMATQYDIPWREDLFQGFHFYDVSQSLEFQKAGYLIGIPNQANLWCIHYNGDEFDADTYEKYRKVFVEQYKDILSPS, from the coding sequence ATGAAAGATCACACAATATTAGTCGTTGTTTGTGTAAATAATGAAAAGCTTTTCGAGCAATGCGAGAGGCAAATAAGAAACATTTTTGTTCCCCCTGGCTATGCTGTGCAAATTTTCCCGATACGAGATGCAAAAAGTATGGCAAGTGCATATAACCGTGCTCTTTCATTTCCAGCAAAGTATAAAGTATATATACATCAAGACACGTACCTTATTAATCGTGATATGTTTTATAATCTTATTTCTCTTTTTAAAGAAAATGAAAAACTTGGTTTAATTGGAGTCGCTGGTGCTCAGTTTTTACCGAGTAACGGGATATGGTGGGAAGGGAAAAATTTAGTGGGGAAAGTGATTGAGTATAGAAGACGGAATTATCAATTATTAAATTTAGATCAAGGGTTTTATGGAAATCAATCTTTTATGTCAGTGCAGGCAATCGATGGTTTACTCATGGCAACACAGTATGATATTCCGTGGCGAGAAGATTTATTTCAAGGATTCCACTTTTATGACGTTTCACAGTCTTTAGAGTTTCAAAAGGCTGGCTATCTAATTGGCATCCCTAATCAAGCAAATTTATGGTGTATTCATTATAACGGAGATGAGTTTGATGCCGATACATACGAGAAGTATCGGAAAGTGTTTGTAGAACAGTATAAAGATATACTATCTCCATCATAA
- a CDS encoding glycosyltransferase family 2 protein produces the protein MTNEKNLPLVSILIPTYNRPHYFKIALESALAQTYPNIEVIVGDDSTNDETEKLMNEKYLPNHSHITYIRNSTTLGQFHNDLMLLEQSSGEYINFLMDDDLFHSNKIEKMMFYFQQDLNQKLALITSYRTWIDENGDIIENHPAVNRLYSEDTLLSGIDFGNHMLLSGQNIIGEPTTVLFRRRLLTEPFGTLNERNYCCSVDMASWMGLLSKGDAFYITEPLSSFRFHDGQQVHHKLLEGSEDFSHLVLTSKKYGFLQDFNDYRTSLLKAYEWCMGAFEFYKQYPNLIPDAHIRLSRCLNIIIKELNPR, from the coding sequence ATGACAAATGAAAAAAATCTACCTCTTGTTTCCATCCTTATTCCCACCTATAATAGACCACATTATTTCAAAATCGCTTTAGAAAGTGCTTTGGCACAAACTTATCCAAACATTGAAGTTATTGTAGGAGACGATAGTACGAATGATGAAACTGAAAAATTAATGAATGAAAAATACTTACCAAACCATTCCCATATAACATATATCCGGAATAGTACTACTTTAGGACAATTCCATAATGACCTCATGCTCTTAGAACAGTCTAGTGGCGAATACATAAACTTCTTAATGGACGATGACTTATTCCATAGTAATAAAATTGAGAAAATGATGTTCTATTTCCAACAAGACTTAAATCAAAAACTCGCACTTATTACATCATATCGCACTTGGATTGATGAAAATGGAGATATAATTGAAAACCATCCCGCTGTAAATAGATTGTATAGCGAAGATACCCTGCTAAGTGGGATAGATTTTGGAAACCATATGCTTTTATCTGGACAGAATATTATTGGTGAACCTACGACTGTACTCTTTCGAAGGCGACTATTAACAGAACCTTTTGGTACTCTAAATGAAAGGAACTATTGTTGTAGTGTTGATATGGCCTCTTGGATGGGTTTACTTTCAAAAGGTGATGCATTTTATATCACTGAACCTTTAAGTTCCTTTCGCTTTCATGATGGACAGCAAGTACACCATAAATTACTTGAAGGATCTGAAGATTTTTCACATCTCGTTTTAACCTCAAAAAAGTATGGTTTCTTACAAGATTTCAATGATTATAGAACTAGTCTGCTCAAAGCCTATGAGTGGTGTATGGGTGCATTCGAGTTTTATAAACAATACCCCAATCTCATTCCAGATGCACATATACGTCTTTCTCGTTGTTTAAATATAATTATAAAAGAGCTAAATCCACGATAG
- a CDS encoding class I SAM-dependent methyltransferase yields the protein MNREKSSLYEEKSDFYYNAANPNLLKHIKKEWKEVLDIGCSSGALGAAIKENGTRVSGIEAFSEAAEKAKEKLDHVVLGDIETMDMPYEEGQFDCVIFGDVLEHLFDPWAVVEKVKPYIKQNGVILASIPNVAHISVLAPLLAGNWTYTEYGLLDKTHIRFFTFNEMLRLFLKAGYSISKVDRVYVDHKIYEPLIEELYGICKKYRLGSGFMAETVVFQYIIEAEKSQL from the coding sequence ATGAATCGGGAAAAAAGTTCTTTATATGAAGAAAAATCTGATTTTTATTATAATGCAGCGAATCCAAATTTATTGAAGCATATAAAAAAGGAATGGAAAGAAGTTCTTGATATTGGTTGCTCGAGCGGTGCATTAGGAGCGGCTATAAAAGAAAATGGTACACGTGTATCAGGAATTGAGGCATTTTCAGAAGCAGCGGAAAAAGCAAAAGAAAAGCTAGATCATGTTGTTTTAGGTGATATAGAGACAATGGATATGCCGTATGAGGAGGGCCAATTTGATTGCGTCATATTTGGTGACGTATTAGAGCATTTGTTTGATCCATGGGCTGTGGTAGAAAAAGTGAAACCATATATCAAACAAAATGGTGTGATTTTAGCTAGTATACCGAACGTTGCTCACATCTCGGTGTTAGCCCCCTTACTCGCTGGAAACTGGACGTATACAGAGTATGGTCTGTTAGATAAAACGCATATTCGTTTCTTTACTTTTAATGAAATGTTAAGACTGTTTTTAAAAGCTGGATATTCAATTAGTAAAGTAGATCGTGTATATGTTGATCATAAAATATATGAGCCACTTATTGAAGAGTTATATGGAATTTGTAAAAAGTATCGTCTTGGAAGTGGCTTCATGGCTGAGACGGTTGTATTTCAATATATTATTGAAGCAGAAAAATCACAATTATGA
- a CDS encoding glycosyltransferase, with the protein MLNKQGITISLCMIVRDEEKTIARCLDGIEEIVDEIVVVDTGSVDRTKEIVEKYTPNIYDFQWIDDFSAARNFAFSKATQQYILWLDADDVLLEDAQEALKQLKGQLDSNVDAVSMPYHLVMDSNGKPLYCTRRYRLVKREKQFQWFGKVHEYLAVSGEIFNSNIAITHKKEKEVTDRNLKIFQNAVAAGEELSPRDLFYYANESMDNQKYNDAVLLYETFLNQDEGWYEEKIYACGKLGDCYAKLGLWEKAVEACAKSFRYDVPRGENCTRIGYIYMDQQKYNEAIFWFKLATEVPLAKDSPFHSPASYTWLPYLQMCICYSKLGEQDKAYYYNELAASYVPNNAAIEYNRKYFRGVFDKQYKV; encoded by the coding sequence ATATTGAACAAGCAAGGCATTACAATTAGTTTATGTATGATAGTCCGAGATGAGGAAAAGACAATAGCTCGATGTTTGGATGGGATTGAAGAAATTGTTGATGAAATTGTAGTAGTTGATACAGGTTCTGTTGATCGAACGAAAGAAATTGTAGAGAAATACACTCCTAATATATATGATTTCCAGTGGATTGATGATTTTTCGGCGGCTAGAAATTTTGCTTTTTCAAAAGCGACGCAACAGTATATATTATGGCTAGATGCAGATGACGTATTATTAGAAGATGCTCAAGAAGCATTGAAACAATTAAAGGGCCAATTAGATTCTAATGTGGATGCTGTTTCGATGCCTTATCACCTCGTAATGGACTCTAACGGGAAGCCTTTATATTGCACAAGAAGGTATCGACTTGTAAAGCGCGAAAAACAGTTTCAATGGTTTGGTAAAGTACATGAGTATTTAGCGGTTTCCGGTGAAATTTTTAATAGCAACATTGCTATTACACATAAAAAGGAAAAAGAAGTAACGGATCGTAATTTGAAAATTTTTCAAAATGCTGTAGCAGCTGGAGAAGAATTGAGTCCGAGAGATTTGTTTTATTATGCAAATGAATCTATGGATAATCAAAAATACAATGATGCGGTTCTTTTATATGAAACATTTCTGAATCAAGATGAAGGATGGTATGAAGAGAAAATCTATGCATGTGGTAAGTTAGGGGATTGTTATGCGAAGCTCGGACTGTGGGAGAAAGCAGTTGAGGCTTGTGCAAAATCGTTTCGGTACGATGTTCCTAGAGGAGAGAATTGTACAAGAATAGGATATATATATATGGATCAACAAAAGTATAATGAAGCGATATTTTGGTTTAAATTAGCAACGGAAGTGCCGCTGGCAAAGGATAGTCCGTTTCACAGTCCAGCTAGCTACACATGGCTTCCTTATTTACAAATGTGTATTTGCTACAGCAAGTTAGGGGAGCAAGACAAAGCTTATTATTACAATGAATTAGCAGCTTCTTATGTTCCGAATAATGCTGCAATCGAGTATAACCGTAAATATTTTCGAGGTGTTTTTGATAAACAATATAAGGTGTAA
- a CDS encoding class I SAM-dependent methyltransferase encodes MSELEKEIKLLPPPELVQYVGGDFEKVGKEFLKHFIQIGALKSNEKVLDVGCGVGRMAVPLMNYLTDDGAYYGFDLFKEGITWCKNNITTTRNNFHFEHVDIYNQFYNPEGKEDASHYKFPYEDATFDFIFLTSVFTHLLPTELEHYVSEIARVLKKDGRCFITFFLINPESSYYLNAGLSTLGFYHQIENCYVVNKDIPNFAVAYPETDICALLNKYGLEVMNKPHYGLWCGRHEYTSYQDIVLTKKSF; translated from the coding sequence ATGAGCGAACTTGAAAAAGAAATAAAATTACTCCCCCCTCCTGAACTCGTCCAATATGTAGGTGGCGATTTTGAAAAGGTCGGTAAAGAATTCCTAAAGCATTTCATTCAAATTGGGGCTTTAAAGTCAAACGAAAAAGTATTAGATGTAGGCTGCGGCGTCGGCCGAATGGCTGTTCCATTAATGAATTACTTAACTGATGATGGAGCGTATTATGGATTTGATTTGTTTAAAGAAGGTATCACTTGGTGTAAAAATAATATTACAACTACCCGTAATAATTTTCATTTTGAACACGTTGACATATACAATCAATTTTACAATCCAGAAGGAAAAGAAGATGCCTCTCACTATAAGTTTCCATATGAAGACGCGACATTCGATTTCATCTTTTTAACTTCTGTATTTACGCACCTTCTCCCAACAGAATTAGAACATTACGTATCTGAGATTGCACGTGTATTAAAAAAAGACGGGAGATGTTTTATTACGTTCTTTTTAATAAACCCTGAGTCATCCTATTATTTAAATGCAGGACTAAGTACGTTAGGATTTTATCATCAAATTGAAAATTGTTATGTCGTAAATAAAGATATTCCTAATTTCGCAGTTGCTTATCCTGAAACAGATATTTGCGCTTTATTGAATAAATATGGCTTAGAGGTAATGAATAAACCACACTATGGTTTATGGTGCGGCCGACATGAATATACGAGTTATCAAGATATTGTTCTTACAAAAAAAAGCTTCTGA
- a CDS encoding TylF/MycF family methyltransferase produces MENKSAVQLYLELLKKTILFEIWLEYEEYLPASLHISKELQFEPVTVPLPLFIKQYAENHNLKIVKPDVSKSERHDGLDWPRAAHSMIGRERMNQLHEAMETVVRENIEGDFIETGVWRGGSCIFMNGFLQANNITDRNIWVADSFEGLPAPNLEQYPKDYGDYLHTFDYLRVSLEQVQGNFRKYDLLNDQVKFLKGWFKDTLPTAPIEKIAIARLDGDMYESTMDGLVNLYDKVSTGGYIIIDDYGLPACAEAVTDFRNQRNLKAPITKIDIFGVYWRKE; encoded by the coding sequence ATGGAAAATAAATCTGCTGTTCAGCTTTATCTCGAATTGCTAAAGAAAACAATTTTATTTGAAATATGGTTAGAATATGAGGAGTACTTACCTGCATCTCTACATATATCAAAAGAACTTCAATTCGAGCCAGTTACCGTACCACTCCCTTTATTCATTAAGCAATATGCCGAAAATCATAACTTAAAAATTGTAAAGCCAGATGTTTCAAAAAGTGAACGTCATGATGGACTGGATTGGCCAAGAGCAGCACATAGTATGATTGGCCGAGAACGTATGAATCAGTTACATGAGGCAATGGAAACCGTTGTTCGTGAAAATATAGAAGGAGATTTTATCGAAACAGGTGTATGGCGCGGAGGTTCTTGCATTTTTATGAATGGCTTTTTACAAGCCAATAACATTACGGATCGCAATATTTGGGTTGCAGATTCATTTGAAGGTTTGCCAGCACCGAATTTAGAACAATATCCGAAAGACTACGGTGATTATTTACACACATTCGATTATTTACGTGTTTCTTTAGAACAAGTACAAGGAAACTTTAGAAAATATGATTTATTAAATGATCAAGTAAAATTTTTAAAAGGCTGGTTTAAAGATACTTTACCAACAGCACCAATAGAAAAGATTGCAATTGCACGACTTGATGGGGATATGTATGAATCTACGATGGATGGTCTCGTGAACTTATACGATAAAGTTTCAACAGGTGGCTATATTATTATTGATGACTATGGACTACCAGCTTGTGCAGAAGCTGTGACGGACTTTAGAAATCAAAGAAACTTAAAAGCTCCTATTACTAAAATTGATATCTTTGGTGTATATTGGCGAAAAGAATAA
- the rfbB gene encoding dTDP-glucose 4,6-dehydratase: MNILVTGGAGFIGSNFVHYMLQSYETYKIINFDALTYSGNLNNVKSLQDHPNYFFVKGEIQNGELLEHVIKERDVQVVVNFAAESHVDRSIEDPIPFYDTNVIGTVTLLELVKKYPHIKLVQVSTDEVYGSLGKTGKFTEETPLAPNSPYSSSKASADMIALSYYKTYKLPVIVTRCSNNYGPYQYPEKLIPLMVTNALEGKKLPLYGDGLNVRDWLHVKDHCSAIDIVLHKGRLGEVYNIGGNNEKTNVDVVEQIITLLGKTEKDIEFVTDRLGHDRRYAIDAHKMKNEFDWEPQYTFEQGLKETVEWYENHIEWWKPLKEK, from the coding sequence ATGAATATATTAGTAACAGGTGGGGCCGGATTTATTGGAAGTAACTTTGTCCATTACATGTTACAAAGCTATGAAACATATAAAATAATAAATTTCGATGCATTAACATATAGCGGGAATTTAAATAACGTAAAGTCTCTTCAAGATCATCCGAATTACTTTTTTGTAAAAGGGGAAATTCAAAATGGAGAGCTGCTGGAACATGTTATTAAGGAACGTGACGTGCAAGTAGTTGTAAATTTCGCAGCTGAATCACATGTAGATCGTAGCATTGAAGATCCGATCCCTTTTTATGATACAAACGTAATCGGGACAGTCACTTTATTAGAATTAGTGAAAAAGTATCCGCATATTAAGCTCGTACAAGTATCAACAGATGAAGTATATGGTTCTTTAGGGAAAACAGGAAAGTTTACTGAGGAAACCCCATTAGCTCCAAATAGTCCGTATTCTTCAAGTAAGGCGAGCGCGGACATGATAGCTTTATCTTATTATAAAACATATAAATTACCAGTTATAGTGACGCGTTGTTCCAATAACTATGGGCCGTATCAATATCCCGAAAAATTAATTCCATTAATGGTTACGAATGCGCTGGAAGGAAAAAAACTACCGTTATATGGTGATGGATTAAATGTAAGAGATTGGTTACATGTAAAGGATCATTGCAGTGCAATTGACATCGTTTTGCATAAGGGGCGTTTAGGAGAAGTATATAATATAGGCGGAAATAATGAAAAAACAAATGTAGATGTTGTGGAGCAAATTATTACTCTCTTAGGTAAAACAGAAAAAGATATTGAATTTGTTACAGATCGTTTAGGTCATGATCGTCGTTATGCAATTGATGCACACAAAATGAAGAATGAGTTTGATTGGGAACCGCAGTATACGTTTGAACAAGGGCTAAAAGAAACAGTGGAATGGTATGAAAATCATATAGAATGGTGGAAACCACTAAAAGAAAAGTAA
- a CDS encoding sugar phosphate nucleotidyltransferase — protein sequence MKGIILAGGTGSRLYPITKVTNKHLLPVGRYPMIYHAVYKLKQCGITDVMIITGKEHMGDVVSFLGSGHEFGVSFTYRVQDKAGGIAQALGLCEDFVGNDRMVVILGDNIFSDDIHPYVEEFTKQKEGAKVLLQSVEDPERFGVAHIQNRKIIEIEEKPKEPKSSYAVTGIYLYDSKVFSYIKELKPSARGELEITDINNWYLKRGVLTYNEMSGWWTDAGTHASLQRANTLARDMNFGKQFNGE from the coding sequence ATGAAAGGGATTATTTTAGCGGGCGGAACTGGATCGAGACTATATCCAATTACGAAAGTCACGAATAAACATTTGCTTCCTGTTGGACGGTATCCAATGATTTATCATGCAGTATATAAGCTAAAACAATGCGGGATTACAGATGTTATGATAATTACAGGTAAAGAGCATATGGGAGATGTTGTTAGCTTTTTAGGAAGTGGCCACGAATTTGGCGTGTCTTTTACGTATCGGGTGCAAGATAAAGCGGGCGGGATTGCACAAGCTTTAGGTCTTTGTGAAGATTTCGTCGGAAATGATCGTATGGTAGTTATATTAGGAGATAATATTTTTTCAGATGATATTCATCCGTATGTTGAAGAGTTTACAAAGCAAAAAGAAGGTGCGAAAGTGCTATTGCAATCTGTAGAAGATCCTGAAAGGTTTGGTGTAGCGCATATTCAAAACCGAAAAATAATTGAAATTGAAGAAAAGCCGAAAGAGCCGAAAAGCTCTTATGCTGTTACGGGAATTTATTTGTATGATTCGAAAGTCTTTTCTTATATAAAAGAATTAAAACCTTCCGCAAGGGGAGAACTTGAAATTACAGATATAAATAATTGGTATTTAAAACGAGGAGTACTTACTTATAATGAAATGAGCGGTTGGTGGACGGATGCGGGAACTCATGCTTCTCTTCAAAGGGCGAATACGTTAGCACGGGATATGAACTTTGGGAAACAGTTTAACGGAGAATAG
- the rfbC gene encoding dTDP-4-dehydrorhamnose 3,5-epimerase, giving the protein MKVVETNFTDAKLLEPRLFGDERGFFTESYNKKVLETLGVTYSFVQDNVSYSAEAGTIRGLHFQKNPKAQTKLIQVMQGAIYDVIVDLRRDSPTFKQWRGYILSADNHRQLLVPKGFAHGFCTLVPHTIVMYKVDEYYSADHDSGVLWNDKELAIPWPVTSPILSDKDRILPLLQECEDSF; this is encoded by the coding sequence ATGAAAGTTGTAGAAACAAACTTTACCGATGCAAAATTGTTAGAACCGAGGTTATTTGGAGATGAGCGTGGCTTTTTTACTGAAAGTTATAATAAGAAGGTGCTAGAAACATTAGGGGTTACGTATTCATTTGTACAGGATAATGTTTCTTATTCAGCAGAAGCGGGAACAATTCGCGGATTACACTTTCAAAAAAATCCGAAAGCACAAACGAAACTTATTCAAGTTATGCAAGGAGCAATCTATGATGTTATCGTTGATTTGCGAAGAGATTCACCAACCTTTAAACAGTGGAGAGGATATATTTTAAGCGCAGATAACCACAGGCAATTATTAGTGCCAAAAGGATTTGCACATGGTTTTTGTACACTTGTCCCGCATACTATTGTTATGTATAAAGTAGATGAATATTATAGTGCTGATCATGACTCTGGTGTGCTTTGGAACGATAAAGAATTAGCGATTCCATGGCCAGTAACAAGTCCTATTTTGTCTGATAAAGATCGAATATTACCGTTACTTCAGGAATGTGAAGATAGCTTTTGA
- a CDS encoding BclA C-terminal domain-containing protein has translation MSNNNYSDGLNPDESLSASAFDPNLVGPTLPPIPPFTLPTGPTGPTGPTGPTGPTGPTGPTGPTGPTGPTGGTGTTGATGPTGPTGPTGGTGATGPTGPTGGTGVTGPTGPSGSTGATGPTGPTGPTGPTGPTGPSGLGLPAGLYAFNSATVSLALGINDPVPFNTVGSQFGTAISQLDADTFIISETGFYKITVIAYTALVSVLGSLAIQVNGVNVPGAGTSLISVGAPLVIQAITQITITPSMVEAVVTGLGLSLALGTSASIIIEKIA, from the coding sequence ATGTCAAATAATAATTATTCAGATGGCTTAAATCCTGATGAATCATTATCAGCTAGTGCATTTGATCCTAATCTTGTAGGTCCAACTTTACCACCAATACCACCGTTTACACTTCCAACCGGGCCAACTGGGCCGACTGGACCTACTGGACCTACTGGACCTACTGGGCCGACTGGACCTACTGGGCCAACTGGACCTACTGGGCCGACTGGAGGCACTGGTACAACTGGCGCGACTGGACCTACTGGGCCGACTGGGCCGACTGGAGGTACTGGTGCAACTGGACCTACTGGGCCGACTGGAGGTACTGGCGTAACTGGACCTACTGGGCCATCTGGATCCACTGGTGCGACTGGACCTACTGGGCCGACTGGGCCAACTGGACCTACTGGGCCTACTGGGCCATCTGGATTAGGACTTCCAGCAGGATTGTATGCATTTAACTCTGCTACAGTTTCTTTAGCTCTTGGAATTAATGATCCTGTACCGTTTAACACGGTTGGATCTCAGTTTGGTACTGCAATTTCTCAATTGGACGCTGATACTTTCATCATAAGTGAAACTGGATTCTACAAGATTACTGTTATCGCATATACTGCATTAGTAAGTGTATTAGGTAGCCTTGCAATTCAAGTTAATGGCGTTAATGTACCAGGTGCAGGCACAAGCTTAATCTCAGTTGGAGCGCCTCTCGTTATCCAGGCAATTACACAAATTACAATAACTCCATCAATGGTTGAAGCTGTTGTTACAGGACTTGGGTTATCTCTAGCTCTTGGTACAAGTGCATCTATTATTATTGAGAAAATCGCTTAA